Proteins from one Prevotella sp. E2-28 genomic window:
- the rpsJ gene encoding 30S ribosomal protein S10 translates to MSQKIRIKLKSYDHKLVDKSAEKIVKAVKATGAVISGPIPLPTHKRIFTVNRSTFVNKKSREQFQLSDYKRLIDIYSSTAKTVDALMKLELPSGVEVEIKV, encoded by the coding sequence ATGAGTCAGAAAATTCGTATCAAGCTGAAGAGCTACGACCACAAACTCGTAGACAAGTCAGCCGAGAAGATTGTGAAGGCAGTGAAGGCTACAGGTGCCGTTATCAGCGGTCCTATCCCCCTCCCCACTCACAAGCGCATCTTCACCGTTAACCGCTCTACCTTCGTAAACAAGAAGAGCCGTGAGCAGTTCCAGCTCTCAGACTACAAGCGTCTGATTGACATCTACAGTTCAACAGCTAAGACTGTTGACGCCCTGATGAAGCTCGAGCTCCCCAGCGGTGTTGAGGTTGAGATTAAGGTGTAA
- the fusA gene encoding elongation factor G — MAKQDLHLTRNIGIMAHIDAGKTTTSERILFYTGKTHKIGEVHDGAATMDWMAQEQERGITITSAATTCNWKWNNNEYKINLIDTPGHVDFTAEVERSLRVLDGAVATYSAADGVQPQSETVWRQADKYNVPRIGYVNKMDRSGADFFETVQQMKDILGANPVVLQVPIGAEENFKGLVDLVKMKAILWHDETMGAEYDVEEIPADLKDECEEWRMKLLEAAAEYDEALMEKFFDDPNSITEAEIIAAIRKGTIAMECTPMLCGSSYKNKGVQPLLDAVCSFLPSPLDTEAVIGTNPNTEEEESRKPSEDEATSALAFKIATDPYMGRLVFFRVYSGSVKAGSYVYNPRSGKKERISRLFQMNSNKEIPMDSIDAGDIGAGVGFKDIRTGDTLCDEEKPIVLESMTFPDTVISIAVEPKSQADIAKLDNGLAKLAEEDPTFTVRTDEQSGQTIISGMGELHLDIIIDRLKREFKVECNQGKPQVNYKEAITKEVEIEEVYKKQSGGRGKYAKMLVKVGPVDEDYDLKNNPGLQFVNEVKGGNIPKEFIPSIQKGFEAAMKNGILGGYPVDSLKVVVVDGGFHPVDSDQLSFEIAAQMAYKEACAKAKPVLMEPIMKLEVVTPEENMGDVIGDLNKRRGQVEGMEEARSGARVVKAMVPLSEMFGYVTALRTITSGRATSSMEYDHHAPLSSAIAKAVLEEVKGRADLV, encoded by the coding sequence ATGGCAAAACAAGATTTGCATTTGACCCGTAATATCGGTATCATGGCTCACATCGATGCCGGTAAGACCACTACCTCAGAGCGTATCCTGTTCTATACAGGTAAAACCCACAAGATTGGTGAGGTACACGACGGTGCCGCTACCATGGACTGGATGGCTCAGGAGCAGGAGCGCGGTATCACCATTACTTCGGCTGCTACCACCTGTAACTGGAAGTGGAACAACAACGAATATAAGATTAACTTGATCGACACTCCGGGACACGTGGACTTCACCGCTGAGGTAGAGCGTTCACTCCGTGTGCTCGACGGCGCTGTTGCCACCTATTCTGCTGCCGACGGCGTACAGCCTCAGTCAGAGACCGTTTGGCGCCAGGCCGACAAGTACAACGTACCCCGTATCGGTTACGTTAACAAGATGGACCGTTCTGGTGCAGACTTCTTCGAGACTGTACAGCAGATGAAGGACATCCTGGGGGCCAACCCCGTTGTGCTTCAGGTGCCCATCGGTGCTGAGGAGAACTTCAAGGGCCTGGTTGACCTGGTTAAGATGAAGGCTATCCTGTGGCACGACGAGACCATGGGTGCTGAGTATGACGTTGAGGAAATCCCCGCCGACCTGAAGGACGAGTGCGAGGAGTGGCGCATGAAACTGCTTGAGGCCGCTGCTGAGTACGATGAGGCTCTGATGGAGAAGTTCTTCGATGATCCTAACTCAATCACTGAGGCTGAAATCATCGCTGCCATCCGTAAGGGAACCATCGCTATGGAGTGTACTCCTATGCTCTGCGGTTCTTCATACAAGAACAAGGGTGTACAGCCCCTGCTCGACGCTGTCTGCTCATTCCTGCCCTCACCTCTGGACACAGAGGCTGTGATTGGTACCAACCCCAACACCGAGGAAGAGGAAAGCCGCAAACCCAGCGAGGACGAGGCTACTTCAGCTCTTGCATTTAAGATTGCAACCGATCCATACATGGGTCGTCTGGTATTCTTCCGCGTCTATTCAGGTAGCGTGAAGGCCGGTTCTTACGTTTACAACCCCCGCTCAGGCAAGAAGGAGCGTATCAGCCGTCTGTTCCAGATGAACTCAAACAAGGAGATTCCTATGGATTCCATCGACGCCGGTGACATCGGCGCAGGTGTTGGTTTCAAGGATATCCGCACTGGTGACACCCTCTGCGACGAGGAGAAGCCCATCGTGCTGGAGTCAATGACCTTCCCCGACACCGTGATTTCTATCGCCGTTGAGCCTAAGTCTCAGGCCGACATCGCCAAGCTGGACAACGGTCTGGCTAAGTTGGCTGAGGAAGACCCAACCTTCACCGTACGTACCGACGAGCAGAGTGGTCAGACCATCATCTCTGGTATGGGTGAGCTCCACCTCGACATCATCATCGACCGTCTGAAGCGTGAGTTCAAGGTAGAGTGTAACCAGGGTAAGCCCCAGGTTAACTATAAGGAGGCCATCACCAAGGAGGTTGAGATCGAAGAGGTTTACAAGAAGCAGTCAGGTGGTCGCGGTAAGTATGCTAAGATGCTCGTGAAAGTTGGTCCTGTTGACGAGGATTACGACCTGAAGAACAATCCTGGCCTGCAGTTCGTGAACGAGGTTAAGGGTGGTAACATTCCTAAGGAATTCATCCCCTCAATCCAGAAGGGCTTCGAGGCTGCCATGAAGAACGGTATCCTCGGTGGCTATCCTGTTGACTCACTGAAGGTGGTTGTTGTTGATGGTGGATTCCACCCCGTTGACTCTGACCAGCTCTCATTCGAAATCGCTGCCCAGATGGCTTACAAGGAGGCTTGCGCTAAGGCTAAGCCCGTACTGATGGAGCCTATCATGAAACTCGAGGTGGTAACACCTGAGGAGAATATGGGTGATGTGATCGGTGACCTCAACAAGCGTCGTGGTCAGGTAGAAGGTATGGAAGAGGCTCGCTCAGGTGCCCGTGTCGTTAAGGCAATGGTTCCCCTGTCAGAGATGTTCGGTTATGTAACCGCTCTGCGTACGATCACCTCTGGTCGTGCAACAAGCTCAATGGAGTACGATCACCACGCTCCTCTGTCAAGCGCTATCGCTAAGGCAGTGCTCGAGGAGGTTAAGGGCCGTGCAGACCTCGTATAA
- the raiA gene encoding ribosome-associated translation inhibitor RaiA, which yields MEIKIQSIHFDATEKLEAFIEKKVAKLEKSYEDIQKVEVQLKVVKPATAQNKEASIQVLVPGSTLRVEKTSDTFEESIDLCVDSMRAQLQKYKEKLRNY from the coding sequence ATGGAAATTAAGATTCAGTCGATTCATTTCGACGCTACCGAGAAGTTAGAGGCGTTTATCGAAAAGAAAGTCGCCAAGTTAGAAAAGTCGTACGAAGATATACAGAAAGTTGAGGTGCAATTAAAAGTCGTGAAGCCGGCTACCGCACAAAACAAAGAAGCAAGCATCCAGGTTTTAGTACCAGGAAGTACGCTTAGGGTAGAGAAGACAAGCGACACATTTGAAGAAAGTATAGACCTCTGCGTTGACTCAATGAGGGCTCAATTGCAGAAATACAAGGAAAAATTGAGAAATTACTAA
- the rpsG gene encoding 30S ribosomal protein S7 — translation MRKAKPKKRVILPDPVFNDTKVSKFVNHLMFDGKKSKSYEIFYNSLEIVKDKMKDAEKAPLEIWKQALDNITPQVEVKSRRIGGATFQVPTEIRPDRKESISMKNMIAFARKRSGKSMADKLAAEIMDAFNNQGGAFKRKEDMHRMAEANRAFAHFRF, via the coding sequence ATGAGAAAAGCAAAACCAAAGAAGCGTGTGATCCTGCCAGATCCCGTCTTCAACGACACTAAAGTGTCTAAGTTCGTGAATCATCTGATGTTCGATGGTAAGAAGTCGAAGTCTTATGAGATTTTCTACAACTCTCTGGAGATTGTAAAGGACAAGATGAAGGATGCTGAGAAGGCTCCTCTGGAAATCTGGAAGCAGGCTTTGGACAACATCACTCCTCAGGTAGAAGTGAAGAGCCGCCGTATCGGTGGTGCTACATTCCAGGTTCCTACTGAGATTCGTCCTGACCGTAAGGAGAGCATCTCAATGAAGAACATGATTGCCTTCGCACGCAAGCGCAGCGGCAAGTCTATGGCCGACAAGTTGGCTGCCGAAATCATGGATGCCTTCAACAACCAGGGTGGCGCATTCAAGCGTAAGGAAGATATGCACCGCATGGCTGAGGCTAACCGTGCATTTGCTCACTTCCGCTTCTAA
- a CDS encoding VapE domain-containing protein produces the protein MKNCLRPIHDMADFIKSKYAFRHNIVRDIYEFRPLTGKSSWRPVDDRQINTIMNQIQDDRGVLCLKSAVTQRIKSTIATDYHPVKEYLDNIRGRWDGQDRIDELCSRINTSDYCRRMMHLWLRAMVAQWLEIDSRHANSVMLLLISPQQGLQKSTFLHELLPTPLSSYYTDDFQLSSKGNAERKLVEFALINIDEFDKIAVKKMPYLKTLMQTLRPSFVKAYKTCFNQLPRIASFAGTSNEQHVLTDRTGSRRFLILEPESIIQVNHICHDQIYAQLLHEIEHGERYYFTKEEENEMQAANQIYYKLDPLEQLFTQFYRKPEKNEAYQKFSATQLMEQLRKKNSLLLHTVSQNQFTQMLNRLDIPKEHTHYGNFYRVIPL, from the coding sequence ATGAAGAACTGTTTACGCCCCATACACGATATGGCCGATTTCATCAAAAGCAAGTATGCGTTCCGTCATAACATTGTACGCGACATCTACGAGTTCCGCCCACTGACAGGGAAAAGCAGTTGGCGTCCCGTTGACGATCGACAGATAAACACCATCATGAACCAAATACAAGATGACAGAGGGGTGTTATGTCTGAAGAGTGCTGTGACACAACGCATCAAGAGCACCATCGCAACAGATTATCATCCAGTAAAAGAATACTTGGATAACATACGTGGCAGATGGGATGGTCAGGATCGGATAGATGAACTATGCAGTAGAATCAATACAAGCGATTACTGCCGTCGTATGATGCATCTATGGTTGAGGGCTATGGTAGCACAATGGTTGGAAATAGACTCCCGCCATGCCAATTCCGTCATGTTGCTGCTCATCAGTCCACAACAGGGTCTTCAAAAGAGCACCTTCTTACACGAGCTTCTGCCTACTCCACTTTCATCCTATTATACGGACGATTTTCAGTTGTCCTCAAAGGGCAATGCTGAGCGTAAGCTGGTAGAGTTCGCACTTATCAACATCGACGAGTTCGACAAGATAGCCGTCAAGAAAATGCCCTATCTGAAAACGCTCATGCAAACCCTGCGACCATCATTTGTCAAAGCTTACAAGACCTGTTTCAACCAACTGCCCCGCATCGCATCTTTTGCAGGAACAAGTAATGAGCAGCATGTGCTTACCGACCGTACCGGCTCGCGTCGTTTTCTCATACTGGAACCTGAGAGCATCATCCAGGTGAATCATATCTGTCATGACCAAATCTACGCCCAACTACTTCATGAGATAGAGCATGGTGAACGTTATTACTTCACAAAGGAAGAAGAGAACGAGATGCAGGCAGCCAATCAGATCTACTACAAGCTAGACCCTCTGGAACAACTGTTCACACAGTTCTATCGTAAGCCTGAAAAAAATGAGGCCTACCAAAAGTTCTCAGCAACACAGCTAATGGAACAGCTTCGCAAGAAAAACAGTCTATTGCTTCATACAGTGTCACAGAACCAGTTCACCCAAATGCTCAATCGCTTGGACATCCCCAAAGAACATACACATTACGGCAACTTTTACCGTGTCATTCCACTCTAA
- the tuf gene encoding elongation factor Tu, whose translation MAKETFVRTKPHVNIGTIGHVDHGKTTLTAAITTVLAKAGLSEVKSFDQIDNAPEEKERGITINTAHVEYETKLRHYAHVDCPGHADYVKNMVTGAAQMDGAILVVAATDGPMPQTREHVLLARQVNVPRLVVFLNKCDMVEDEEMLELVEMEVREILEQYEFEDDTPIIRGSALGALNGVEKWEQKVMELMDTCDTWIQEPPRATDKPFLMPVEDVFSITGRGTVATGRIETGVIRVGDAVELLGLGEDKNSVVTGVEMFRKILDEGQAGDNVGLLLRGIDKNEIKRGMVLCHPGQIKPFKKFKASIYVLKKEEGGRHTPFGNKYRPQFYLRTMDCTGEISLPEGVEMVMPGDNVEITVELIYAVALNKGLRFAIREGGRTVGSGQITEVFED comes from the coding sequence ATGGCAAAAGAGACATTTGTGCGCACCAAACCGCACGTAAACATCGGTACTATTGGTCACGTTGACCACGGTAAGACAACTCTGACCGCTGCTATCACCACCGTACTGGCTAAGGCAGGTCTTTCTGAGGTGAAGTCATTCGACCAGATTGACAATGCTCCCGAGGAGAAGGAGCGTGGTATCACAATTAACACTGCTCACGTTGAGTACGAGACTAAGCTGCGTCACTACGCTCACGTGGACTGCCCGGGACACGCCGACTATGTGAAGAACATGGTAACTGGTGCTGCTCAGATGGACGGTGCTATCCTTGTTGTAGCTGCAACTGATGGTCCTATGCCTCAGACTCGTGAGCACGTTTTGCTCGCTCGTCAGGTAAACGTACCTCGTCTGGTTGTATTCCTGAACAAGTGCGATATGGTTGAGGATGAGGAGATGCTGGAGCTCGTTGAGATGGAGGTCCGCGAGATTCTGGAGCAGTATGAGTTCGAGGATGATACTCCTATCATTCGTGGCTCTGCCCTCGGTGCTCTGAACGGCGTTGAGAAGTGGGAGCAGAAGGTTATGGAGCTGATGGATACTTGCGACACTTGGATTCAGGAGCCTCCTCGTGCTACCGACAAGCCCTTCCTGATGCCTGTTGAGGACGTATTCTCAATCACAGGTCGTGGTACTGTAGCTACAGGTCGTATCGAGACTGGTGTTATCCGCGTTGGTGATGCTGTTGAACTGCTCGGTCTTGGTGAGGACAAGAACTCAGTTGTAACTGGTGTCGAGATGTTCCGTAAGATCCTGGATGAGGGTCAGGCTGGTGATAACGTAGGTCTGCTGCTCCGTGGTATCGACAAGAACGAGATCAAGCGTGGTATGGTGCTCTGCCATCCCGGACAGATCAAGCCATTCAAGAAGTTCAAGGCTTCTATCTACGTTCTGAAGAAGGAAGAGGGTGGTCGTCACACTCCATTCGGAAACAAGTATCGTCCTCAGTTCTACCTCCGTACCATGGACTGCACGGGTGAAATTTCTCTGCCCGAGGGAGTTGAGATGGTAATGCCTGGTGACAACGTTGAGATCACTGTTGAGCTGATCTACGCTGTTGCTCTGAACAAGGGTCTGCGTTTCG
- the rpsL gene encoding 30S ribosomal protein S12, producing MPTISQLVRKGRKVIVDKSKSPALDNCPQRRGVCVRVYTTTPKKPNSAMRKVARVRLTNQKEVNSYIPGEGHNLQEHSIVLVRGGRVKDLPGVRYHIVRGTLDTAGVANRTQRRSKYGAKRPKAKK from the coding sequence ATGCCTACAATTTCACAATTGGTTCGCAAAGGCAGAAAGGTGATCGTAGACAAGTCAAAGTCACCCGCATTGGACAACTGTCCTCAGCGTCGTGGTGTTTGCGTACGTGTTTACACGACCACTCCCAAGAAGCCTAATTCGGCTATGCGTAAGGTAGCCCGTGTTCGTCTGACTAACCAGAAGGAAGTCAACAGTTACATCCCCGGAGAGGGACACAACTTGCAGGAGCACAGCATCGTGCTGGTTCGTGGCGGTCGTGTAAAGGACCTTCCCGGTGTACGTTATCACATCGTTCGCGGTACATTGGATACCGCCGGTGTTGCAAACCGCACGCAGCGTCGTTCTAAGTACGGTGCTAAGCGTCCAAAGGCTAAGAAGTAA
- a CDS encoding glycoside hydrolase family 3 protein has protein sequence MKKILILSAFVMTAALAHAQVYLNPQAPLEERVKDALNHMTTQEKIKILHAQSKFTSAGVPRLGIRQLNMDDGPHGVREELEWNTWRAAGWTNDYIVAFPSLTCLAATWNRDLSGTYGNTISEEFAFRGKDMLLGPGVNIQRTPMNGRAFEYMGEDPYLAGEMVVPYIQAAQRNGVACCLKHFVLNDQEIDRFGVNVNVSERALREIYLYPFEQAVKRAQVWSIMGSYNLWQNVHCCHNDELLNGILKKEWGWDGALVSDWGGTTNTMQAVYGGLDIEMGTYTDGKLRESEFGYEDYYLAKPFEKLVNEEKVPMSVLDEKAARVLRTIFRTAMNPNKVIGNQCSEAHYNACRQIAEEGIVLLKNETSMLPLDLTKYKKILVVGENATRSLTQGGGSSELKTLRDISPLEALQQAVAKANASLSYAQGYTSGRAMYDHVDKVDPAKQEELKQEALEKAKDADLIIFIGGLNKNHKQDCENGDRESYNLSFGQNELIAQLAALNSPMIVVTFGGNPYATPWLNQVQGLLHCWYLGSESGTALANILTGKVNPSGKLPVTFAQKYEDYPYVKYGEEAYPGITGVDTPKNSAGEVARRQVYYKEDLFVGYRGFEKNKTKALFPFGFGLSYTTFKYGKPTIVKDKDGWTLTIDVTNTGQREGKEIVQLYIGQAKTPADRPIKELKNFTKLSLKPGETKSASFCITEQDLMNWDEQTHEWKYTPTKYTAYIGASSSDIKGKISF, from the coding sequence ATGAAAAAGATTCTGATTCTTTCAGCGTTTGTGATGACTGCCGCACTAGCGCATGCACAAGTTTACCTAAACCCACAAGCTCCCCTTGAAGAACGAGTAAAGGATGCGCTGAACCACATGACCACGCAGGAGAAAATCAAGATTCTCCATGCTCAAAGTAAATTCACCAGCGCTGGTGTTCCCCGATTAGGCATTCGCCAACTGAACATGGACGACGGCCCCCACGGCGTTCGCGAGGAACTGGAATGGAACACCTGGCGAGCTGCAGGATGGACTAATGATTACATCGTAGCTTTCCCATCGCTTACCTGCCTGGCTGCTACCTGGAACCGTGATCTGTCGGGTACCTATGGCAATACTATCAGTGAGGAGTTTGCCTTCCGAGGCAAGGACATGTTGCTGGGTCCTGGTGTCAACATCCAGCGTACACCTATGAATGGTCGTGCTTTCGAGTATATGGGTGAAGACCCCTATCTGGCTGGCGAGATGGTAGTACCCTATATTCAGGCAGCACAGAGAAATGGTGTTGCCTGCTGTTTGAAGCATTTTGTTCTTAACGACCAGGAGATTGACCGCTTCGGTGTTAATGTCAACGTGTCTGAGCGTGCCTTACGTGAGATTTATCTCTATCCCTTCGAGCAGGCTGTAAAGCGTGCTCAGGTATGGAGCATCATGGGTTCTTACAACCTATGGCAGAACGTACACTGCTGTCATAATGACGAGTTGCTCAACGGTATTCTGAAGAAGGAATGGGGATGGGACGGTGCACTGGTCAGCGACTGGGGCGGCACCACCAACACCATGCAGGCCGTCTATGGCGGACTGGATATCGAGATGGGTACCTATACAGATGGAAAACTGCGTGAGAGCGAGTTTGGCTATGAAGATTATTATCTGGCCAAGCCGTTTGAGAAGCTTGTCAACGAAGAAAAAGTTCCCATGTCCGTACTTGACGAAAAAGCCGCTCGCGTACTACGCACCATCTTCCGTACAGCCATGAATCCCAACAAGGTCATTGGCAACCAGTGCAGCGAAGCACATTACAATGCTTGCCGACAGATTGCCGAAGAAGGTATTGTATTGCTGAAGAATGAGACTTCAATGCTTCCCCTCGACCTCACCAAATACAAAAAGATACTTGTTGTAGGTGAAAATGCTACCCGTTCTTTGACACAAGGTGGCGGTTCATCAGAACTGAAGACACTGCGCGACATCTCACCACTAGAAGCTCTGCAACAGGCTGTAGCGAAAGCAAATGCTTCACTTTCCTATGCCCAAGGTTACACTTCTGGCCGTGCCATGTACGATCATGTGGACAAGGTGGACCCTGCCAAGCAGGAGGAATTGAAGCAAGAAGCACTTGAGAAAGCAAAGGATGCTGACCTTATTATATTTATAGGTGGACTGAACAAGAATCACAAGCAGGACTGCGAGAATGGCGACCGCGAGTCATACAACCTTTCTTTCGGACAAAACGAGCTCATAGCACAGTTGGCAGCTCTTAACTCGCCAATGATTGTAGTAACCTTCGGCGGCAACCCCTACGCTACACCTTGGCTCAATCAGGTACAGGGTCTTTTACACTGCTGGTATCTGGGCAGCGAATCTGGTACTGCATTGGCAAACATCCTGACCGGTAAGGTAAACCCCAGCGGCAAACTGCCAGTCACCTTTGCTCAGAAATACGAGGATTATCCTTATGTGAAATACGGAGAAGAAGCCTACCCCGGTATCACTGGCGTGGACACACCGAAGAACAGTGCTGGAGAGGTTGCCCGTCGTCAGGTATATTATAAGGAAGACCTCTTCGTAGGATATCGCGGCTTCGAGAAAAACAAGACCAAAGCCCTGTTCCCCTTCGGCTTCGGACTCAGCTACACCACATTTAAATATGGCAAGCCCACTATCGTCAAAGATAAAGACGGATGGACATTGACTATTGATGTGACAAACACTGGTCAGCGTGAAGGCAAGGAAATTGTACAACTCTACATTGGTCAGGCCAAAACACCTGCCGACCGCCCCATCAAAGAGTTGAAGAACTTCACGAAACTGTCACTGAAACCTGGCGAAACGAAATCGGCCTCGTTCTGTATCACCGAACAAGACCTCATGAATTGGGACGAGCAAACCCATGAATGGAAATACACGCCAACCAAGTATACGGCCTACATCGGAGCATCAAGCAGTGACATAAAAGGCAAAATTAGCTTTTAA
- the rpsU gene encoding 30S ribosomal protein S21 gives MIIVPVKEGENIEKALKKFKRKFEKTGVVKELRRRQQFDKPSVLKRLKMEHAVYVQQLRTNEE, from the coding sequence ATGATTATTGTACCAGTAAAAGAAGGCGAGAACATCGAGAAGGCCCTCAAGAAGTTTAAGAGAAAGTTCGAGAAGACAGGTGTTGTGAAAGAGCTGCGTCGTCGTCAGCAATTCGACAAGCCTTCTGTCCTGAAGCGCCTGAAGATGGAGCACGCCGTTTACGTACAGCAACTCCGTACAAACGAGGAATAA
- the xerA gene encoding site-specific tyrosine recombinase/integron integrase produces MIDQFLDYLRYERNRSELTVKRYEDSLTDFQKYFEEQEEGLSWTSVDADVIRGWMESLMERGNTASTVNTGLSALRSFFRFALARKMVNKDPAHMITGPKKRKPLPQFVKEEEINELLDKTEWSDEYKDVRARTIIITLYEAGLRRSELIGLNDSDVDFEAMQLKVTGKRNKQRIIPFGKELAEQLRQYIDCRDKKVAKQSEALFLNKKGSRISESEVYKTVKENLSKVTTLKKRSPHVLRHSFATAMLNHEAGLESVKKLLGHESLETTQIYTHTTFEQLKRVYKEAHPRD; encoded by the coding sequence ATGATTGACCAGTTTCTCGACTATCTGCGCTACGAGCGAAATCGCAGTGAACTGACAGTAAAAAGGTATGAGGACAGTCTGACTGACTTCCAGAAATACTTCGAGGAACAAGAGGAGGGACTCAGCTGGACATCGGTAGATGCTGATGTAATCCGCGGATGGATGGAGAGTCTCATGGAAAGAGGCAACACCGCCTCGACTGTGAATACAGGGCTATCGGCTCTGCGCTCCTTTTTCAGATTTGCCCTCGCAAGGAAGATGGTCAACAAGGATCCCGCTCACATGATAACGGGGCCTAAAAAGCGGAAGCCACTGCCTCAATTTGTCAAAGAGGAAGAGATAAACGAACTCCTAGACAAGACCGAATGGAGTGATGAGTATAAAGATGTACGTGCGCGTACAATTATAATTACTCTATACGAGGCAGGTCTCAGACGCAGCGAACTGATAGGGCTGAACGATAGCGACGTAGATTTCGAGGCCATGCAACTAAAGGTTACTGGCAAGAGAAACAAGCAACGCATCATCCCTTTCGGCAAAGAGCTGGCAGAGCAGTTAAGACAGTACATAGACTGTCGAGACAAAAAGGTCGCAAAACAATCGGAAGCACTATTCCTTAATAAAAAAGGATCAAGGATATCCGAATCGGAAGTCTATAAAACAGTAAAGGAGAATCTTTCAAAGGTAACCACACTCAAGAAAAGATCCCCACACGTTCTAAGACACAGTTTTGCAACAGCCATGCTCAATCATGAAGCAGGACTGGAAAGTGTAAAGAAACTTTTAGGCCATGAAAGCCTGGAGACAACACAAATCTACACACACACCACGTTCGAGCAACTAAAACGAGTTTACAAAGAGGCCCATCCAAGGGACTAG